TGGGGGATGACCTTGTGGCTGAGGGACTGGCTGGAGGGCCGCCTGCGGGCCGTCCTGCCGAAGCCACGCACCTGCAAGTCGCAAAAAGCCTAGGCCCGCTCTCTGTCAGGTTTGTGACATGGGGATGCAGTGCCGGCGGGCGTCATCATTTCGTTGCAGGCGCCGGGAATCATGCGCCGGCTTGCTCCGATACGACAAAACCCGAAGGTGCCTCCGAAAGTGCCCAAGATCGATCCGCGACGCCTGCGACACGGTCTCGCCGCGCTGGCGGTGGCCATGGCGCTCGGGCTCTCAGCCCCCGCTATCCGACACACGGTCGCCGCCGAGGCCAACGGCGTCCATCCCGGCCCGCTGTCGCGGGCGCAGGCCTTCGCCCGTGCCGCCACGCTGACCGAACTTGGCCGCCAGATGTTCTTCGACCCGGCGCTGTCGGCGTCGGGGCGGCAGGCATGCGCTTCCTGCCATGACCCGAAGCATGGTTTCTCCTCCGCCTCGGCCGCGCCGGTCGAGATGGGCGGTCCGGCGCTCGACCGGCCAGGCCAGCGCGCGGTGCCGACGCTGCGCTATCTGCAGGCGGTGCCCGCCTTCAGCGAGCATTTCTACGATTCCGAGGACGAGGGCGACGAAAGCGTCGACAACGGCCCGACCGGCGGCCTGACCTGGGACGGCCGCGTCGACCGCGGCGCCGAGCAGGCCAGGATCCCGCTTCTGTCGCCGTTCGAGATGGCGAATGCCGGCCCAGACGCTGTGGTGGCACGGCTCGCCAGGACCGCCTATGCCGACGCGTTCAAGGCGGCGTTCGGCGACGACATCTTCTCGCGACCCACCGATGCTTTCGACGGCGCCGTCGAGGCGCTCGGCACGTTCGAGCAGGACGCCGCCACCTTCTACCCCTATTCCAGCCGCTACGACGCCTTTTTGGCCGGCAAGGGCACGTTGACCGCGCAGGAACTCCATGGCCGCGCCCTGTTCGAAGACCCGGCCAAGGGCAATTGCGCTTCCTGTCATCTCAGCGAGCCGGCCAATGACGGCGAGCCGCCGCAATTCACCGATTTCGGCCTGATCGCCGTGGCGGTGCCACGCAATCCGGCCATTCCCGCCAATGCCGACTCCGCCTATGTCGATCTCGGCGTGTGCGGCCCGCTGCGCACCGACCTCAAAAGGCGGGACGAATATTGCGGCCTGTTCCGCACGCCGACGCTGCGCAACGTGGCGTTGAAGAAAAACTTCTTCCACAACGGCTTCTTCCACACGCTGCGCGATGCTGTCGCGTTCTACGCCTCGCGCGACAGCGACCCCGGCCACTGGTATGCGAAGAACGCCGACGGCTCGGTTCACCGCTATGACGACCTGCCGCAACGCTATTGGGCGAATCTCAACCAGGACCCGCCCTTCGGCCGCAAGCCCGGCGACAAGCCGGCGCTGGACGATGCCGAGATCGACGACATCGTCGCCTTTCTCAACACGCTCACCGACGCCGACCAGTTGCAGCAGGCGGGGCAGTAGCGGCTTGCGGTTCTCGCGAGCTCAAGCGCAGAAGGTGGCCTGCGCCGTCTCCGGCTGCTCCTCTTCCGCCCTCCGTCCCATGAACAGGAACACCACGATCGCGGTGACCACGGTGATCGCGGTGAGCAGGACGAGCAATGTCGAGAAGGCCAGGCCGTATTGCGTCACCAGGAGGTCGCGGCCCGTGCCGGGCAGCAGGGCTTGTGCTGCGGCGAGGTCGCCGGTGACCAGCCTTTGCGCGGCCTGACCCAGTCGGCCGGTTTCCGCCGCGGGCGCCGGCGTCGCTGCCGTTGCCAGGTGCCCGGCCGTCAGCGCCGACAGCACGGCGCTGACCACGGCCAGTGCCAGGCCTTCGCCGGCAACGCGTGTGGTGTTGAAGATGCCGGTCGCCATGCCGGCGCGCTCCTTCGGCACCACCGAGACGGCGAGCCCGTCCATCAGGCCCCAGGGCAGGCTGATGCCGACGCCGATGGTCAACATCGGCAGAAGCAGCGCGGACGGCGGCGCGCCGCCCGGCACGCCCGACAGCCAGAACAGGCCGGCGGCCGAGATGGCCAGGCCCGTCGCGCACAGAACCGAGGCCGGCAGCCAGCGCGTCAAAAGGCCGGCCACCAGCGGCAGCACCAGCAACGGCGCCGACAGCGCGATCATCATGCGGCCGGCGCCGATCTCGCCCATGCCCTCGACGCCGACGAAACGCACCGGCAGCAGGATCAGAAGCACGACGAAGGCGTAGGCGGGAGCGGCGGCCAGAAGCTGCACGCCGACGAAGCGCGGATAACGAAACAGCGAGAGGTCCAGCATCGGCCGCGCCACCTTGCGCTCGATCAGGCCGAAGGCGAGGAAAAGCACGACCGCGCCGGCGATGAGACCGACCACCGTCGGATCGCTCCAGCCGGCCTCCGGCGCCTTGAGGAAACCGTAGGTGAGCAGCGCAAGTGCCGCGGTGAAGCTTGCCGCGCCCGGCCAGTCGAGACCGGCGGCGGCGGGATCGCGGCTGTCGCGCATGAAACGGGCCGCGATCAGGAAGGCGACGGCGGTGGCGCCCGCCACCGGCAGGAAGATGGAAGGCCAGCCAAAGGCGTCGATCATCAGGCCCGACGCGATCGGCCCGAAGGACAGGCCGATGCCGAAGGAGGTACCGAGCAGCGAAAAAGCGCGCATGCGGGCGCCATCGTCGAATTCCTGGGCAAGTGCCGCCGCACCGCCGGCGAAGGCAAAGGCGGCGGCGACGCCTTGCGCGGCGCGGGCAAGGTCGAGCCAGAGGATCGAAGGCGAGATGGCGGCAACCAGCGAAAACAGGCCGAAGGCCGCGGTGCCGATCAGGAAGATGCGTTTGCGGCCATAGGCGTCGGCCAGCGCGCCCGCCGCCATCAGC
The genomic region above belongs to Mesorhizobium terrae and contains:
- a CDS encoding cytochrome-c peroxidase — protein: MALGLSAPAIRHTVAAEANGVHPGPLSRAQAFARAATLTELGRQMFFDPALSASGRQACASCHDPKHGFSSASAAPVEMGGPALDRPGQRAVPTLRYLQAVPAFSEHFYDSEDEGDESVDNGPTGGLTWDGRVDRGAEQARIPLLSPFEMANAGPDAVVARLARTAYADAFKAAFGDDIFSRPTDAFDGAVEALGTFEQDAATFYPYSSRYDAFLAGKGTLTAQELHGRALFEDPAKGNCASCHLSEPANDGEPPQFTDFGLIAVAVPRNPAIPANADSAYVDLGVCGPLRTDLKRRDEYCGLFRTPTLRNVALKKNFFHNGFFHTLRDAVAFYASRDSDPGHWYAKNADGSVHRYDDLPQRYWANLNQDPPFGRKPGDKPALDDAEIDDIVAFLNTLTDADQLQQAGQ
- a CDS encoding MFS transporter encodes the protein MVQSKKAPGAAEKALVLVAVCLAALSMPLTFTGPAVALPAIGRALGGSPIAHNWVTNAFMLTFGSSLMAAGALADAYGRKRIFLIGTAAFGLFSLVAAISPSILWLDLARAAQGVAAAFAFAGGAAALAQEFDDGARMRAFSLLGTSFGIGLSFGPIASGLMIDAFGWPSIFLPVAGATAVAFLIAARFMRDSRDPAAAGLDWPGAASFTAALALLTYGFLKAPEAGWSDPTVVGLIAGAVVLFLAFGLIERKVARPMLDLSLFRYPRFVGVQLLAAAPAYAFVVLLILLPVRFVGVEGMGEIGAGRMMIALSAPLLVLPLVAGLLTRWLPASVLCATGLAISAAGLFWLSGVPGGAPPSALLLPMLTIGVGISLPWGLMDGLAVSVVPKERAGMATGIFNTTRVAGEGLALAVVSAVLSALTAGHLATAATPAPAAETGRLGQAAQRLVTGDLAAAQALLPGTGRDLLVTQYGLAFSTLLVLLTAITVVTAIVVFLFMGRRAEEEQPETAQATFCA